Proteins from one Acanthopagrus latus isolate v.2019 chromosome 18, fAcaLat1.1, whole genome shotgun sequence genomic window:
- the LOC119007024 gene encoding rho guanine nucleotide exchange factor 9 isoform X6, whose protein sequence is MDLRLGPSSQRTTLSHRRGEKGSARWSRAGTPGAPSRLRVEMNDLISGGSIVNAEAVWDHVTMADRELAFKAGDVIKVLDASNKDWWWGQIDEEEGWFPASFVRVEPHPPQPQTKQVFYINPIATPRFQNTTSKLWVNQEDGGAEPAEGTSEVQNGHLDPTNDCLCLGSPLQNRDQMRANVINEIMSTERHYIKHLKDICEGYLRQCRKRVDMFNDDQLKVIFGNIEDIYRFQMGFVRDLEKQYNTEEPHLSEIGPCFLEHQDGFWIYSEYCNNHLDACMELSKLMRDGRYQHFFEACRLLQQMIDIAIDGFLLTPVQKICKYPLQLAELLKYTAQEHSDYRYVAAALAVMRNVTQQINERKRRLENIDKIAQWQASVLDWEGDDILDRSSELIYTGELSWIYQPYGRSQQRVFFLFDHQLVLCKKDLIRRDILYYKGRIDMDRYEVRDAIDGRDDDFNVSVKNAFKLCNKDSEEIHIFLAKKPEEKIRWLRAFHEERKMVQEDEKIGFEISEYQKRQAAMTVRKVTKQKGVNRCTPPSYPPPQDPLSVGQYEVTEDMAQGEVFEFSQSKRGQAPFWQNFSRLAPFKK, encoded by the exons TTGATAAGTGGAGGTTCAATCGTCAACGCTGAGGCGGTATGGGACCATGTGACCATGGCGGACCGGGAGTTGGCGTTTAAGGCCGGTGACGTCATCAAGGTGCTGGACGCCTCCAACAAGGACTGGTGGTGGGGCCAGATtgatgaggaggaaggatgGTTCCCTGCCAGTTTTGTACGG GTGGAACCCCACCCTCCTCAGCCccaaacaaaacaggttttctATATCAACCCCATAGCAACTCCACGGTTCCAAAACACCACGTCAAAG CTGTGGGTGAACCAGGAGGACGGAGGAGCGGAACCAGCCGAGGGAACCAGCGAGGTACAGAATGGGCACCTGGACCCAACCAATGACTGCCTGTGTCTGGGCTCGCCCCTCCAGAACAGAGACCAGATGAGAGCCAACGTCATCAATGAGATCATGAGCACAGAGAGACACTACATCAAACACCTCAAGGACATCTGTGAG GGATACTTGCGCCAGTGCAGGAAGCGTGTGGACATGTTCAATGACGACCAGCTGAAGGTCATCTTCGGGAACATCGAGGACATCTACCGCTTCCAGATGGGCTTTGTCAGAGACTTGGAGAAACAGTACAACACAGAGGAACCACACCTCTCTGAAATCGGACCATGCTTTTTAGAACAT CAAGATGGTTTTTGGATCTATTCAGAATACTGTAACAACCATCTGGATGCCTGTATGGAGCTGAGCAAACTGATGAGGGATGGCAGGTACCAGCACTTCTTTGAGGCCTGTCGCCTCCTCCAGCAAATGATCGACATCGCCATCGACGGCTTCTTGCTCACCCCTGTCCAGAAAATCTGCAAATATCCCCTCCAGTTGGCTGAGCTTCTCAAATACACCGCGCAGGAGCACAG CGACTATCGATATGTGGCAGCAGCGCTGGCAGTAATGCGGAACGTCACTCAGCAGATCaacgagaggaagaggaggctggaGAACATCGACAAGATCGCCCAGTGGCAAGCTTCAGTTCTGGACTGGGAG ggGGATGATATCTTGGACAGGAGCTCGGAGCTCATCTACACTGGGGAGTTGTCATGGATCTATCAGCCGTATGGACGTAGCCAGCAGCgagtcttcttcctctttgatCACCAGCTGGTCCTCTGTAAGAAG GATCTGATACGCCGGGACATCCTGTACTATAAGGGCCGCATCGACATGGATCGCTACGAGGTGCGGGACGCCATAGACGGCCGTGACGACGATTTCAACGTCAGCGTGAAGAACGCCTTCAAATTGTGCAACAAAGACAGCGAGGAGATCCACATCTTCCTGGCCAAGAAGCCAGAGGAGAAGATCCGCTGGCTCAGGGCCTTCCacgaggagaggaagatggtgCAGGAGGATGAGAAAATCG GTTTTGAGATCTCTGAGTATCAGAAGCGACAGGCGGCCATGACAGTGAGAAAGGTGACCAAACAGAAAG GTGTAAACAGGTGCACGCCCCCCTCATACCCACCCCCGCAGGACCCCCTCAGTGTGGGGCAGTATGAGGTAACGGAGGACATGGCACAAGGAGAGGTTTTTGAATTCAGTCAATCCAAAAGAGGCCAGGCTCCTTTCTGGCAGAATTTTAGTAGATTAGCTCCATTTAAGAAATAG
- the LOC119007024 gene encoding rho guanine nucleotide exchange factor 9 isoform X10 has translation MTLLISGGSIVNAEAVWDHVTMADRELAFKAGDVIKVLDASNKDWWWGQIDEEEGWFPASFVRLWVNQEDGGAEPAEGTSEVQNGHLDPTNDCLCLGSPLQNRDQMRANVINEIMSTERHYIKHLKDICEGYLRQCRKRVDMFNDDQLKVIFGNIEDIYRFQMGFVRDLEKQYNTEEPHLSEIGPCFLEHQDGFWIYSEYCNNHLDACMELSKLMRDGRYQHFFEACRLLQQMIDIAIDGFLLTPVQKICKYPLQLAELLKYTAQEHSDYRYVAAALAVMRNVTQQINERKRRLENIDKIAQWQASVLDWEGDDILDRSSELIYTGELSWIYQPYGRSQQRVFFLFDHQLVLCKKDLIRRDILYYKGRIDMDRYEVRDAIDGRDDDFNVSVKNAFKLCNKDSEEIHIFLAKKPEEKIRWLRAFHEERKMVQEDEKIGFEISEYQKRQAAMTVRKVTKQKGVNRCTPPSYPPPQDPLSVGQYEVTEDMAQGEVFEFSQSKRGQAPFWQNFSRLAPFKK, from the exons TTGATAAGTGGAGGTTCAATCGTCAACGCTGAGGCGGTATGGGACCATGTGACCATGGCGGACCGGGAGTTGGCGTTTAAGGCCGGTGACGTCATCAAGGTGCTGGACGCCTCCAACAAGGACTGGTGGTGGGGCCAGATtgatgaggaggaaggatgGTTCCCTGCCAGTTTTGTACGG CTGTGGGTGAACCAGGAGGACGGAGGAGCGGAACCAGCCGAGGGAACCAGCGAGGTACAGAATGGGCACCTGGACCCAACCAATGACTGCCTGTGTCTGGGCTCGCCCCTCCAGAACAGAGACCAGATGAGAGCCAACGTCATCAATGAGATCATGAGCACAGAGAGACACTACATCAAACACCTCAAGGACATCTGTGAG GGATACTTGCGCCAGTGCAGGAAGCGTGTGGACATGTTCAATGACGACCAGCTGAAGGTCATCTTCGGGAACATCGAGGACATCTACCGCTTCCAGATGGGCTTTGTCAGAGACTTGGAGAAACAGTACAACACAGAGGAACCACACCTCTCTGAAATCGGACCATGCTTTTTAGAACAT CAAGATGGTTTTTGGATCTATTCAGAATACTGTAACAACCATCTGGATGCCTGTATGGAGCTGAGCAAACTGATGAGGGATGGCAGGTACCAGCACTTCTTTGAGGCCTGTCGCCTCCTCCAGCAAATGATCGACATCGCCATCGACGGCTTCTTGCTCACCCCTGTCCAGAAAATCTGCAAATATCCCCTCCAGTTGGCTGAGCTTCTCAAATACACCGCGCAGGAGCACAG CGACTATCGATATGTGGCAGCAGCGCTGGCAGTAATGCGGAACGTCACTCAGCAGATCaacgagaggaagaggaggctggaGAACATCGACAAGATCGCCCAGTGGCAAGCTTCAGTTCTGGACTGGGAG ggGGATGATATCTTGGACAGGAGCTCGGAGCTCATCTACACTGGGGAGTTGTCATGGATCTATCAGCCGTATGGACGTAGCCAGCAGCgagtcttcttcctctttgatCACCAGCTGGTCCTCTGTAAGAAG GATCTGATACGCCGGGACATCCTGTACTATAAGGGCCGCATCGACATGGATCGCTACGAGGTGCGGGACGCCATAGACGGCCGTGACGACGATTTCAACGTCAGCGTGAAGAACGCCTTCAAATTGTGCAACAAAGACAGCGAGGAGATCCACATCTTCCTGGCCAAGAAGCCAGAGGAGAAGATCCGCTGGCTCAGGGCCTTCCacgaggagaggaagatggtgCAGGAGGATGAGAAAATCG GTTTTGAGATCTCTGAGTATCAGAAGCGACAGGCGGCCATGACAGTGAGAAAGGTGACCAAACAGAAAG GTGTAAACAGGTGCACGCCCCCCTCATACCCACCCCCGCAGGACCCCCTCAGTGTGGGGCAGTATGAGGTAACGGAGGACATGGCACAAGGAGAGGTTTTTGAATTCAGTCAATCCAAAAGAGGCCAGGCTCCTTTCTGGCAGAATTTTAGTAGATTAGCTCCATTTAAGAAATAG
- the LOC119007024 gene encoding rho guanine nucleotide exchange factor 9 isoform X8 — MTMMMLISGGSIVNAEAVWDHVTMADRELAFKAGDVIKVLDASNKDWWWGQIDEEEGWFPASFVRVEPHPPQPQTKQVFYINPIATPRFQNTTSKLWVNQEDGGAEPAEGTSEVQNGHLDPTNDCLCLGSPLQNRDQMRANVINEIMSTERHYIKHLKDICEGYLRQCRKRVDMFNDDQLKVIFGNIEDIYRFQMGFVRDLEKQYNTEEPHLSEIGPCFLEHQDGFWIYSEYCNNHLDACMELSKLMRDGRYQHFFEACRLLQQMIDIAIDGFLLTPVQKICKYPLQLAELLKYTAQEHSDYRYVAAALAVMRNVTQQINERKRRLENIDKIAQWQASVLDWEGDDILDRSSELIYTGELSWIYQPYGRSQQRVFFLFDHQLVLCKKDLIRRDILYYKGRIDMDRYEVRDAIDGRDDDFNVSVKNAFKLCNKDSEEIHIFLAKKPEEKIRWLRAFHEERKMVQEDEKIGFEISEYQKRQAAMTVRKVTKQKGVNRCTPPSYPPPQDPLSVGQYEVTEDMAQGEVFEFSQSKRGQAPFWQNFSRLAPFKK; from the exons TTGATAAGTGGAGGTTCAATCGTCAACGCTGAGGCGGTATGGGACCATGTGACCATGGCGGACCGGGAGTTGGCGTTTAAGGCCGGTGACGTCATCAAGGTGCTGGACGCCTCCAACAAGGACTGGTGGTGGGGCCAGATtgatgaggaggaaggatgGTTCCCTGCCAGTTTTGTACGG GTGGAACCCCACCCTCCTCAGCCccaaacaaaacaggttttctATATCAACCCCATAGCAACTCCACGGTTCCAAAACACCACGTCAAAG CTGTGGGTGAACCAGGAGGACGGAGGAGCGGAACCAGCCGAGGGAACCAGCGAGGTACAGAATGGGCACCTGGACCCAACCAATGACTGCCTGTGTCTGGGCTCGCCCCTCCAGAACAGAGACCAGATGAGAGCCAACGTCATCAATGAGATCATGAGCACAGAGAGACACTACATCAAACACCTCAAGGACATCTGTGAG GGATACTTGCGCCAGTGCAGGAAGCGTGTGGACATGTTCAATGACGACCAGCTGAAGGTCATCTTCGGGAACATCGAGGACATCTACCGCTTCCAGATGGGCTTTGTCAGAGACTTGGAGAAACAGTACAACACAGAGGAACCACACCTCTCTGAAATCGGACCATGCTTTTTAGAACAT CAAGATGGTTTTTGGATCTATTCAGAATACTGTAACAACCATCTGGATGCCTGTATGGAGCTGAGCAAACTGATGAGGGATGGCAGGTACCAGCACTTCTTTGAGGCCTGTCGCCTCCTCCAGCAAATGATCGACATCGCCATCGACGGCTTCTTGCTCACCCCTGTCCAGAAAATCTGCAAATATCCCCTCCAGTTGGCTGAGCTTCTCAAATACACCGCGCAGGAGCACAG CGACTATCGATATGTGGCAGCAGCGCTGGCAGTAATGCGGAACGTCACTCAGCAGATCaacgagaggaagaggaggctggaGAACATCGACAAGATCGCCCAGTGGCAAGCTTCAGTTCTGGACTGGGAG ggGGATGATATCTTGGACAGGAGCTCGGAGCTCATCTACACTGGGGAGTTGTCATGGATCTATCAGCCGTATGGACGTAGCCAGCAGCgagtcttcttcctctttgatCACCAGCTGGTCCTCTGTAAGAAG GATCTGATACGCCGGGACATCCTGTACTATAAGGGCCGCATCGACATGGATCGCTACGAGGTGCGGGACGCCATAGACGGCCGTGACGACGATTTCAACGTCAGCGTGAAGAACGCCTTCAAATTGTGCAACAAAGACAGCGAGGAGATCCACATCTTCCTGGCCAAGAAGCCAGAGGAGAAGATCCGCTGGCTCAGGGCCTTCCacgaggagaggaagatggtgCAGGAGGATGAGAAAATCG GTTTTGAGATCTCTGAGTATCAGAAGCGACAGGCGGCCATGACAGTGAGAAAGGTGACCAAACAGAAAG GTGTAAACAGGTGCACGCCCCCCTCATACCCACCCCCGCAGGACCCCCTCAGTGTGGGGCAGTATGAGGTAACGGAGGACATGGCACAAGGAGAGGTTTTTGAATTCAGTCAATCCAAAAGAGGCCAGGCTCCTTTCTGGCAGAATTTTAGTAGATTAGCTCCATTTAAGAAATAG
- the LOC119007024 gene encoding rho guanine nucleotide exchange factor 9 isoform X7 translates to MHTLSEQLHATNMLISGGSIVNAEAVWDHVTMADRELAFKAGDVIKVLDASNKDWWWGQIDEEEGWFPASFVRVEPHPPQPQTKQVFYINPIATPRFQNTTSKLWVNQEDGGAEPAEGTSEVQNGHLDPTNDCLCLGSPLQNRDQMRANVINEIMSTERHYIKHLKDICEGYLRQCRKRVDMFNDDQLKVIFGNIEDIYRFQMGFVRDLEKQYNTEEPHLSEIGPCFLEHQDGFWIYSEYCNNHLDACMELSKLMRDGRYQHFFEACRLLQQMIDIAIDGFLLTPVQKICKYPLQLAELLKYTAQEHSDYRYVAAALAVMRNVTQQINERKRRLENIDKIAQWQASVLDWEGDDILDRSSELIYTGELSWIYQPYGRSQQRVFFLFDHQLVLCKKDLIRRDILYYKGRIDMDRYEVRDAIDGRDDDFNVSVKNAFKLCNKDSEEIHIFLAKKPEEKIRWLRAFHEERKMVQEDEKIGFEISEYQKRQAAMTVRKVTKQKGVNRCTPPSYPPPQDPLSVGQYEVTEDMAQGEVFEFSQSKRGQAPFWQNFSRLAPFKK, encoded by the exons TTGATAAGTGGAGGTTCAATCGTCAACGCTGAGGCGGTATGGGACCATGTGACCATGGCGGACCGGGAGTTGGCGTTTAAGGCCGGTGACGTCATCAAGGTGCTGGACGCCTCCAACAAGGACTGGTGGTGGGGCCAGATtgatgaggaggaaggatgGTTCCCTGCCAGTTTTGTACGG GTGGAACCCCACCCTCCTCAGCCccaaacaaaacaggttttctATATCAACCCCATAGCAACTCCACGGTTCCAAAACACCACGTCAAAG CTGTGGGTGAACCAGGAGGACGGAGGAGCGGAACCAGCCGAGGGAACCAGCGAGGTACAGAATGGGCACCTGGACCCAACCAATGACTGCCTGTGTCTGGGCTCGCCCCTCCAGAACAGAGACCAGATGAGAGCCAACGTCATCAATGAGATCATGAGCACAGAGAGACACTACATCAAACACCTCAAGGACATCTGTGAG GGATACTTGCGCCAGTGCAGGAAGCGTGTGGACATGTTCAATGACGACCAGCTGAAGGTCATCTTCGGGAACATCGAGGACATCTACCGCTTCCAGATGGGCTTTGTCAGAGACTTGGAGAAACAGTACAACACAGAGGAACCACACCTCTCTGAAATCGGACCATGCTTTTTAGAACAT CAAGATGGTTTTTGGATCTATTCAGAATACTGTAACAACCATCTGGATGCCTGTATGGAGCTGAGCAAACTGATGAGGGATGGCAGGTACCAGCACTTCTTTGAGGCCTGTCGCCTCCTCCAGCAAATGATCGACATCGCCATCGACGGCTTCTTGCTCACCCCTGTCCAGAAAATCTGCAAATATCCCCTCCAGTTGGCTGAGCTTCTCAAATACACCGCGCAGGAGCACAG CGACTATCGATATGTGGCAGCAGCGCTGGCAGTAATGCGGAACGTCACTCAGCAGATCaacgagaggaagaggaggctggaGAACATCGACAAGATCGCCCAGTGGCAAGCTTCAGTTCTGGACTGGGAG ggGGATGATATCTTGGACAGGAGCTCGGAGCTCATCTACACTGGGGAGTTGTCATGGATCTATCAGCCGTATGGACGTAGCCAGCAGCgagtcttcttcctctttgatCACCAGCTGGTCCTCTGTAAGAAG GATCTGATACGCCGGGACATCCTGTACTATAAGGGCCGCATCGACATGGATCGCTACGAGGTGCGGGACGCCATAGACGGCCGTGACGACGATTTCAACGTCAGCGTGAAGAACGCCTTCAAATTGTGCAACAAAGACAGCGAGGAGATCCACATCTTCCTGGCCAAGAAGCCAGAGGAGAAGATCCGCTGGCTCAGGGCCTTCCacgaggagaggaagatggtgCAGGAGGATGAGAAAATCG GTTTTGAGATCTCTGAGTATCAGAAGCGACAGGCGGCCATGACAGTGAGAAAGGTGACCAAACAGAAAG GTGTAAACAGGTGCACGCCCCCCTCATACCCACCCCCGCAGGACCCCCTCAGTGTGGGGCAGTATGAGGTAACGGAGGACATGGCACAAGGAGAGGTTTTTGAATTCAGTCAATCCAAAAGAGGCCAGGCTCCTTTCTGGCAGAATTTTAGTAGATTAGCTCCATTTAAGAAATAG
- the LOC119007024 gene encoding rho guanine nucleotide exchange factor 9 isoform X9 — MTLLISGGSIVNAEAVWDHVTMADRELAFKAGDVIKVLDASNKDWWWGQIDEEEGWFPASFVRVEPHPPQPQTKQVFYINPIATPRFQNTTSKLWVNQEDGGAEPAEGTSEVQNGHLDPTNDCLCLGSPLQNRDQMRANVINEIMSTERHYIKHLKDICEGYLRQCRKRVDMFNDDQLKVIFGNIEDIYRFQMGFVRDLEKQYNTEEPHLSEIGPCFLEHQDGFWIYSEYCNNHLDACMELSKLMRDGRYQHFFEACRLLQQMIDIAIDGFLLTPVQKICKYPLQLAELLKYTAQEHSDYRYVAAALAVMRNVTQQINERKRRLENIDKIAQWQASVLDWEGDDILDRSSELIYTGELSWIYQPYGRSQQRVFFLFDHQLVLCKKDLIRRDILYYKGRIDMDRYEVRDAIDGRDDDFNVSVKNAFKLCNKDSEEIHIFLAKKPEEKIRWLRAFHEERKMVQEDEKIGFEISEYQKRQAAMTVRKVTKQKGVNRCTPPSYPPPQDPLSVGQYEVTEDMAQGEVFEFSQSKRGQAPFWQNFSRLAPFKK, encoded by the exons TTGATAAGTGGAGGTTCAATCGTCAACGCTGAGGCGGTATGGGACCATGTGACCATGGCGGACCGGGAGTTGGCGTTTAAGGCCGGTGACGTCATCAAGGTGCTGGACGCCTCCAACAAGGACTGGTGGTGGGGCCAGATtgatgaggaggaaggatgGTTCCCTGCCAGTTTTGTACGG GTGGAACCCCACCCTCCTCAGCCccaaacaaaacaggttttctATATCAACCCCATAGCAACTCCACGGTTCCAAAACACCACGTCAAAG CTGTGGGTGAACCAGGAGGACGGAGGAGCGGAACCAGCCGAGGGAACCAGCGAGGTACAGAATGGGCACCTGGACCCAACCAATGACTGCCTGTGTCTGGGCTCGCCCCTCCAGAACAGAGACCAGATGAGAGCCAACGTCATCAATGAGATCATGAGCACAGAGAGACACTACATCAAACACCTCAAGGACATCTGTGAG GGATACTTGCGCCAGTGCAGGAAGCGTGTGGACATGTTCAATGACGACCAGCTGAAGGTCATCTTCGGGAACATCGAGGACATCTACCGCTTCCAGATGGGCTTTGTCAGAGACTTGGAGAAACAGTACAACACAGAGGAACCACACCTCTCTGAAATCGGACCATGCTTTTTAGAACAT CAAGATGGTTTTTGGATCTATTCAGAATACTGTAACAACCATCTGGATGCCTGTATGGAGCTGAGCAAACTGATGAGGGATGGCAGGTACCAGCACTTCTTTGAGGCCTGTCGCCTCCTCCAGCAAATGATCGACATCGCCATCGACGGCTTCTTGCTCACCCCTGTCCAGAAAATCTGCAAATATCCCCTCCAGTTGGCTGAGCTTCTCAAATACACCGCGCAGGAGCACAG CGACTATCGATATGTGGCAGCAGCGCTGGCAGTAATGCGGAACGTCACTCAGCAGATCaacgagaggaagaggaggctggaGAACATCGACAAGATCGCCCAGTGGCAAGCTTCAGTTCTGGACTGGGAG ggGGATGATATCTTGGACAGGAGCTCGGAGCTCATCTACACTGGGGAGTTGTCATGGATCTATCAGCCGTATGGACGTAGCCAGCAGCgagtcttcttcctctttgatCACCAGCTGGTCCTCTGTAAGAAG GATCTGATACGCCGGGACATCCTGTACTATAAGGGCCGCATCGACATGGATCGCTACGAGGTGCGGGACGCCATAGACGGCCGTGACGACGATTTCAACGTCAGCGTGAAGAACGCCTTCAAATTGTGCAACAAAGACAGCGAGGAGATCCACATCTTCCTGGCCAAGAAGCCAGAGGAGAAGATCCGCTGGCTCAGGGCCTTCCacgaggagaggaagatggtgCAGGAGGATGAGAAAATCG GTTTTGAGATCTCTGAGTATCAGAAGCGACAGGCGGCCATGACAGTGAGAAAGGTGACCAAACAGAAAG GTGTAAACAGGTGCACGCCCCCCTCATACCCACCCCCGCAGGACCCCCTCAGTGTGGGGCAGTATGAGGTAACGGAGGACATGGCACAAGGAGAGGTTTTTGAATTCAGTCAATCCAAAAGAGGCCAGGCTCCTTTCTGGCAGAATTTTAGTAGATTAGCTCCATTTAAGAAATAG
- the LOC119007031 gene encoding ankyrin repeat and SOCS box protein 12-like: MVLGRAVNMSLMDISKIFSLLQPKEEDEDSEQCQALNNAVSSDDVALLSELLSQETFRRSINARSGWGVPVTPLRTAAAHGHLRCLELLLEHGAEIDSLDVKAQTPLFTAVSGKHLDCVVALLKAGADPNGSQYNNCSPVLTAAREGDLDVLRELLRYRAEVDVRPKVPEWASNATACRGPLYISAVYGHLDCFKLLLLHGANPNYNCTDEKMLARIKQPKTVLEVCLRYGCGVEYIQLLIDFGADVYLPTLIIDKTTKQNEALLLLLKERVYPKTLMSQTRLAIRRYLLPANKEEAIDNLDIPLILRNYLKHDTSELI, from the exons ATGGTTCTGGGCCGAGCTGTCAACATGAGTTTGATGGACATTTCGAAGATCTTCTCCCTGCTGCAGCccaaggaggaggatgaggacagcGAGCAGTGTCAGGCCTTGAACAACGCAGTGAGCAGCGACGACGTGGCCCTGCTCTCCGAGCTCCTGTCTCAGGAGACGTTCAGGAGGTCCATCAATGCTCGGAGCGGGTGGGGGGTCCCTGTGACACCCCTgcgcactgctgctgctcacggACACCTGAGGTGCTTGGAGCTGTTGTTGGAGCACGGTGCagag ATCGACAGCCTGGACGTGAAGGCCCAGACACCCCTGTTCACAGCTGTCAGTGGGAAACATCTGGACTGCGTGGTCGCCCTGCTGAAGGCCGGAGCCGATCCCAACGGCAGCCAGTACAACAACTGCTCCCCGGTGCTGACTGCCGCCCGTGAGGGCGACCTCGACGTGCTCCGAGAGCTGCTGAGGTACAGGGCTGAGGTGGATGTGAGACCCAAAGTCCCCGAGTGGGCCTCCAACGCCACGGCCTGCAGGGGGCCCCTTTACATCTCAGCTGTTTATGGACACCTGGACTGCTTTAAACTGCTGCTCCTCCACGGGGCCAACCCCAACTACAACTGCACCGATGAGAAGATGCTGGCCCGGATCAAGCAGCCAAAGACAGTCCTGGAGGTGTGTCTCCGTTACGGCTGCGGGGTGGAGTACATCCAGCTTCTCATAGACTTTGGGGCCGACGTGTATCTGCCTACACTGATCATCGATAAGACTACCAAGCAGAATGAggctctgcttctgctgctcaAAGAGAGAG TTTACCCCAAAACACTGATGTCTCAGACCCGGCTAGCAATCCGAAGATACCTCCTCCCAGCCAATAAGGAGGAGGCCATTGACAATTTGGACATTCCTCTCATCCTGAGGAACTACCTGAAGCATGACACCTCTGAACTCATATGA
- the zc4h2 gene encoding zinc finger C4H2 domain-containing protein isoform X2 encodes MADEQEIMCKLENILEIRNKTVQMQKIKSRLKVEFEALESEEKHLKEYKQEMDLLLQEKMAHVEELRLIHADINVMESTIKQSENDLNKLLETTRRLHDEYKPLKEHVDALRMTLGLHRLPNLNEEEEKLSLEPACPATSRFIVMLPSARCARPRAAPATQRSPRGSQMSRSYPACS; translated from the exons ATGGCGGACGAGCAAGAAATAATGTGCAAGTTGGAAAACATCCTGGAAATACG GAACAAGACGGTCCAGATGCAGAAGATCAAGTCTCGTCTGAAGGTTGAGTTTGAGGCTTTGGAGTCTGAGGAGAAGCATCTGAAAGAGTACAAACAAGAGATGGACCTGCTCCTGCAAGAGAAAATGGCCCATGTGGAAGAGCTGCGGCTCATCCACGCTGACATCAATGTG ATGGAGAGCACCATCAAGCAGTCGGAGAATGACCTGAATAAACTGCTAGAAACGACTCGCCGCCTGCATGATGAGTACAAACCTCTGAAGGAGCACGTCGATGCCCTCAGGATGACTTTAGGCCTACACAGACTCCCTAACCTGaacgaagaggaggagaagctgtcCCTGGA GCCTGCTTGTCCTGCCACCAGCAGATTCATCGTAATGCTCCCATCTGCCCGCTGTGCAAGGCCAAGAGCCGCTCCCGCAACCCAAAGAAGCCCAAGAGGAAGCCAGATGAGTAGATCCTACCCTGCCTGCAGCTGA
- the zc4h2 gene encoding zinc finger C4H2 domain-containing protein isoform X1: MADEQEIMCKLENILEIRNKTVQMQKIKSRLKVEFEALESEEKHLKEYKQEMDLLLQEKMAHVEELRLIHADINVMESTIKQSENDLNKLLETTRRLHDEYKPLKEHVDALRMTLGLHRLPNLNEEEEKLSLDYFEKQKAEWQKEPHEPAIPESLAAAAAAAQQLQVSRKQDARQTATFRQQPPPMKACLSCHQQIHRNAPICPLCKAKSRSRNPKKPKRKPDE, translated from the exons ATGGCGGACGAGCAAGAAATAATGTGCAAGTTGGAAAACATCCTGGAAATACG GAACAAGACGGTCCAGATGCAGAAGATCAAGTCTCGTCTGAAGGTTGAGTTTGAGGCTTTGGAGTCTGAGGAGAAGCATCTGAAAGAGTACAAACAAGAGATGGACCTGCTCCTGCAAGAGAAAATGGCCCATGTGGAAGAGCTGCGGCTCATCCACGCTGACATCAATGTG ATGGAGAGCACCATCAAGCAGTCGGAGAATGACCTGAATAAACTGCTAGAAACGACTCGCCGCCTGCATGATGAGTACAAACCTCTGAAGGAGCACGTCGATGCCCTCAGGATGACTTTAGGCCTACACAGACTCCCTAACCTGaacgaagaggaggagaagctgtcCCTGGA TTACTTTGAGAAGCAGAAGGCTGAGTGGCAGAAAGAGCCACATGAGCCTGCCATTCCAGAATCTCTTGCTGCCGCTGCAGCGgcagctcagcagcttcaggtgtCCAGGAAGCAAGATGCACGCCAGACAGCCACCTTTAGACAGCAACCACCACCGATGAAG GCCTGCTTGTCCTGCCACCAGCAGATTCATCGTAATGCTCCCATCTGCCCGCTGTGCAAGGCCAAGAGCCGCTCCCGCAACCCAAAGAAGCCCAAGAGGAAGCCAGATGAGTAG